Genomic window (Bradyrhizobium sp. 186):
ATGCGACGAGACGACGAAGCCCGAGATCCCGTTCATGCTCCAGCGCATCCATCCGGAGGACCGGCTCGCGGTGCAACGGACCACCGGTCGGGCGGCGCGCGAAGGCAAGGACTACGATCACGAATACCGGCTCGTGATGCCCGACGGCTTCGTGAAGCACGTCCATGCGGTGGCCCGCGCCACGCGAGACGCCGGCGGCCAGTTGGAATTCGTCGGTTCGGTGAGCGACGTCACGGCGGCCAAGGAAACAGAACGACGACTTCGTGAAAGCGAGCAGCGTTTCCGCGACTACGCCGAGACCGCGTCCGACTGGTTTTGGGAGACCGGGCCGGACCATCGCGTCACCCAGATTTCGGAACATTCCGATATAGCCGGCGTGGCCCCATCGGGGGTGGTCGGGCTCACGCGCTGGGACATTACTCCTGACGCCGAGCTCGAGCCGGAAAAGTGGCAACAGCATCGGGCGGCACTTGATGCCCACATCCCGTTCCGCGACCTGGTGTACCGGAGCAAAGACCGGAATGGACATCCGATCTATGTCCGCACCAGCGGCAAGCCCTTCTTCGATGCCAACGGCGACTTCCTGGGCTATCGTGGTGTCTGCACTGATGTGACCGCGGCCATCCGGGCCGACCAGGCCGAAGAGGCGCTGCGCAAGGCGCAAGCCGAGCTCGCCCATGTGACGCGCGTCACGACACTCGGCGAGCTGACCGCCTCGATCGCCCATGAGATCAACCAGCCCCTCGCCGCCGTGATCGCCAATGCCGACGCCTGCATCGGTTGGCTTCAGCGCGATCCACCCAATCTCGGGTTGGCGCGCCGCTCGGTGGAATGGATCATCGAAGACGCCAACCGCGCCAGCGAGGTGATCCGCCACATCCGGGCGCTCGCCAAGAGAACCGACGTCGAGATGGCGCCGCTCGACGCCAACCGGGTCGTCCGGGAGGCGGTCGCGCTCGTTCAGCGCGAGATGGCGAGCCACGCAGTATCGGTACGAATGGAGCTGTCGTCGGCGCTACCCAGGATTTTCGGCGATCGAATCCAGTTGCAACAGATCCTGATCAACCTGATCATGAACGGGATCGAGGCCATGGAAGACGTCGTCGATCGCCCGCGCGAGCTGGTGATCCGCTCGGGCTCGGATGAAAGCGCGGCGGTGCTGGTGACCGTGACGGACCGCGGCGTCGGCCTCTGTGAAGACGCGATCGACCGCATGTTCATGCCGTTCTTTACCACGAAGGCCAGCGGCATGGGCATGGGACTGTCGATCTGCCGCTCCATCGTCGAAGCTCACGGCGGGCGGCTTTCGGCCTCGCCCAATCAGGGGTGCGGCGCGACATTTCAGATCACCCTGCCCTCGCATCAAGAGGAAGCATCGTGACGGAGCGCGCCAAGCCTTCCCCACCGAAGGCGAACGACGATCAGCCGATCGTCTTCATCGTCGACGATGATGCGTCGATGCGCCGGGCGCTCACCAATCTCTTTGAATCGGTCGGCCTCAGGGTCGAGGCATTCGGCTCGGCGCCGCAACTCCTGCAAAGCGGGCCGCCGGAAGTACCCAGCTGCCTGGTGCTCGACATCCGCCTGCCGGGACTGAGCGGCCTTGACTTGCAGGCCGATCTCACCAGAGCAAATATCCACACACCCATCATCTTCATCACCGGCCATGGCGACATTCCCATGACTGTCCGGGCCATGAAGAGCGGCGCGGTCGACTTCCTGACCAAGCCGGTGCGCGACCAGGACATCCTGGATGCAGTCCAGGCCGCGATCGAGCGGGATCGCAAGCGCCGCGACCTCGAGAAGACGGTCTCGGATGTGAGATGTCGCTTCGAGTCCCTCACTTCGCGCGAGCGGGACGTGTTGTCGCTGGTGACGTCCGGCCTGATGAACAAGCAGGTGGCCTCCGAGCTGCAACTGGCCGAAATAACCGTCAAGATCTATCGTGGCCAGATCATGCGCAAGATGGGCGCGAAGTCGCTGGCCGACCTGGTGAGAATGGCCGAGACGCTGGGGATTCGGCGCACCAAGCCGAATGTACAAACCTAAGTATGAGTTTCAAATCTCGCCCGGCGGGCCCACGTTACGCGTGGCCGCGAGTGCGACGGCAGGCGCATTCCCAGGCGAGGAGCGAACGTCTTGTCAGGACCTTCGGTAATTTCGGTGCTTGACGACGACCCCTATGTGCGGGCCGCAATCAACAACCTTCTAAAGTCGCGCGGGTACATTGTGCACACATTTGCATCCGCGGAGGAGTTTTTGGAATCGACCGATTTGCGGGACGCCTCGTGCGTGATCGCGGACGTGCAGATGCCCGTCATGAGCGGGATCGACCTGCTGGCGCAGACGCGCGACCAAGGCTCGGCCACTCCGTTCATCTTCATTACGGCTTTCCCGGAGGAGAGCGTGCGTGCGCGTGCGCTCGAGGCCGGCGCAATCTGTTTTCTTGGCAAGCCGTTCGCCACCTCGGAGCTGATGCAATGCCTGGAGGTGGCGCTGCGAGGACGTGGGGAGGCCACGGCGTGATTCTCCCGCGGCCATCCTTCGAGACGGCCGCTTCGCGGCCTCCTCAGGATGAGGTCGGATGGCGCGGCGGCATAGGAAAAGCCTCAGACGTGGCTCAATCCACCTTGATATTGGCGGCCTTGATGATCGGCCACCATTTCGCGATCTCGGCCCTCTGGCGGGTGCCGAGGGCTTCGGGGGTGAGCTGATCCTGCGGCGTCATCTCCAGGCCCTGGCTTTCGAGCTGCTTCCTCACCGCGGGATCGTTCAGCGCTTCCACGGCCGCGGCGTTGAGCTTGGTCACGACCTCCTTCGGCGTCCCCTTCGGCACCCACAGGCCCGACCACAGCGTCATGTTGAAGCCTTTCAGCCCCGCCTCCTCCGCGGTCGGAATCTCGGGCGCCGACGACAGGCGCTTGTCGTCGGTGATGGCATAGGCGCGGATGGTGCCGGCGCGGACCTGGTTGATGGAATTGGAGGTCTGGTCGACGATGACGTCGATCTGGCCGGCGATGAGATCGTTCAGCGCGGGAGCGGTGCCGCGATACGGGACGTATTGCAGCTTGATGCCGCTGACGCTTTCAAAATAGACACCGGCGATGTGGCTGCCGGAGCCAGCACCCGCGGTGCCGGTAGTCGCGGGCGACGGCCGCGACTTGAGCCACGCCTGCAGCTCCTTCAGCGAGGTTGCAGGCACGGCGTTCTTGCTGACGACGATCATCGGGTTGCTCGGCAACAGCACCACCGGCTCGAGATCGGCGACGAGATCGTAGTTGAGCTTGTAGACGGCGCCGTTGGCAACGTGCGTGCCGAGATGGCCGAAGGAGATGGTGTAGCCGTCGGGCGGCGAATGCACGGCACGGCCGACGCCGATCGAGCCGCCGGCGCCGGTGACATTCTCGATCACCAGGGGCTGGCCGAGCGTCGTCCGCATCCGCTCGGCAAGCACCCGGGCCATCGCATCCGACGGGCCGCCGGCCGCGAACGGCACGATGATGGTGATCGGGCGTGAAGGATATTCGTCGGCACGCGCGGCGCCCGCGAACACGAGAATGCCAACCAGCGCGGCCCAGACGGCCTTCTTCATTGTCTTCTCCCCGACGATCTCATTGTTATTTTTTGTCCTCTTCCCGCACACGGGGAGAGGGGTCGTTCGCAACGTATTGCCGCGCTAGAACTGCGAAAAATCGATCGGCTTGTGGCGGTCCAGCGTACGCGTGACCGGCGGCAGCGGATATTTCAGGCCGGTGGCGCAGTTGAACAGCATCACGCGGTCATTCTTGCTGACGCGGCCGTCGGCGAGGCTGTCCTTGTAGGCGGCGTAGGTGGCGGCGCCTTCCGGGCACAGTAGCAACCCCTCTTCGCGTGCGACCTCGTTCAGCGCGGACGAGATCTTGTTGTCGTCGACCGCAATCGCAAAACCCCTGCTCTCGCCCACGGCGCGCAGGATCAGGAAATCGCCGATCGCCTGCGGCACGCGGATGCCGGATGCGATGGTGTGGGCGTCCTCCC
Coding sequences:
- a CDS encoding PAS domain S-box protein translates to MKLGRATTFGKSAAQFVFGCFGLAVVTAACFFLQIGLAATACCFLVVILLFALADNFLASGLLALLAVAALDYFSAPPLFDFRVADPQDRLVIVPFLLACLIGSGVIQQARSERQVTRAKPSSGSGDADLREAVKQWQQIFEHNPVMYFMVDPAGTVVNVNTFGAAQLGYTTAELIGQSVLDVFFEEDRDFVRQCVALCLETVDQSHTWEIRKVRKDGSVLWVRENAKAMLRADGRPTVLVACENVTERKEAENALRQSEAYLAQAQELSHTGSFGWKSMTGEITWSKETYRIFQCDETTKPEIPFMLQRIHPEDRLAVQRTTGRAAREGKDYDHEYRLVMPDGFVKHVHAVARATRDAGGQLEFVGSVSDVTAAKETERRLRESEQRFRDYAETASDWFWETGPDHRVTQISEHSDIAGVAPSGVVGLTRWDITPDAELEPEKWQQHRAALDAHIPFRDLVYRSKDRNGHPIYVRTSGKPFFDANGDFLGYRGVCTDVTAAIRADQAEEALRKAQAELAHVTRVTTLGELTASIAHEINQPLAAVIANADACIGWLQRDPPNLGLARRSVEWIIEDANRASEVIRHIRALAKRTDVEMAPLDANRVVREAVALVQREMASHAVSVRMELSSALPRIFGDRIQLQQILINLIMNGIEAMEDVVDRPRELVIRSGSDESAAVLVTVTDRGVGLCEDAIDRMFMPFFTTKASGMGMGLSICRSIVEAHGGRLSASPNQGCGATFQITLPSHQEEAS
- a CDS encoding response regulator transcription factor → MTERAKPSPPKANDDQPIVFIVDDDASMRRALTNLFESVGLRVEAFGSAPQLLQSGPPEVPSCLVLDIRLPGLSGLDLQADLTRANIHTPIIFITGHGDIPMTVRAMKSGAVDFLTKPVRDQDILDAVQAAIERDRKRRDLEKTVSDVRCRFESLTSRERDVLSLVTSGLMNKQVASELQLAEITVKIYRGQIMRKMGAKSLADLVRMAETLGIRRTKPNVQT
- a CDS encoding response regulator, with the translated sequence MSGPSVISVLDDDPYVRAAINNLLKSRGYIVHTFASAEEFLESTDLRDASCVIADVQMPVMSGIDLLAQTRDQGSATPFIFITAFPEESVRARALEAGAICFLGKPFATSELMQCLEVALRGRGEATA
- a CDS encoding tripartite tricarboxylate transporter substrate binding protein BugD, whose translation is MKKAVWAALVGILVFAGAARADEYPSRPITIIVPFAAGGPSDAMARVLAERMRTTLGQPLVIENVTGAGGSIGVGRAVHSPPDGYTISFGHLGTHVANGAVYKLNYDLVADLEPVVLLPSNPMIVVSKNAVPATSLKELQAWLKSRPSPATTGTAGAGSGSHIAGVYFESVSGIKLQYVPYRGTAPALNDLIAGQIDVIVDQTSNSINQVRAGTIRAYAITDDKRLSSAPEIPTAEEAGLKGFNMTLWSGLWVPKGTPKEVVTKLNAAAVEALNDPAVRKQLESQGLEMTPQDQLTPEALGTRQRAEIAKWWPIIKAANIKVD